The proteins below are encoded in one region of Nocardioides marmorisolisilvae:
- the ctaE gene encoding aa3-type cytochrome oxidase subunit III: MATASAIPASRLHGHHDRPSMVSVGTIIWLSSELMFFAALFASYFTIRAVSPELWAQSTAHLDVPFASVNTTILVLSSLTCQLGVFAAERGQVGRVGSVLNVKGWGLREWFVLTYIMGAIFIAGQATEYTSMIHDGITIPASSYGTMFYLTTGFHGLHVTGGLVAFLFVLGRTFLARKFTHEQAVTAIVVSYYWHFVDVVWIGLFATIYLIK; the protein is encoded by the coding sequence GTGGCGACTGCATCGGCGATTCCTGCGTCCCGTCTACACGGGCATCATGACCGGCCCAGCATGGTCAGCGTCGGAACGATCATCTGGCTCTCCAGCGAGCTGATGTTCTTCGCGGCCCTGTTTGCCAGCTACTTCACCATCCGGGCGGTCAGCCCCGAGCTGTGGGCCCAGTCGACGGCGCATCTCGACGTTCCGTTCGCCTCGGTGAACACCACGATCCTGGTGCTGTCGTCGCTGACCTGTCAGCTCGGCGTCTTCGCCGCGGAGCGCGGGCAGGTCGGCCGCGTCGGCAGTGTCCTGAACGTCAAGGGCTGGGGGCTGCGCGAGTGGTTCGTGCTGACCTACATCATGGGCGCGATCTTCATCGCCGGTCAGGCCACCGAATACACCAGCATGATCCACGACGGCATCACCATCCCGGCGTCGTCGTACGGCACGATGTTCTACCTGACCACCGGCTTCCACGGTCTCCACGTGACCGGCGGGCTGGTGGCCTTCCTCTTCGTGCTGGGCCGCACGTTCCTGGCCCGGAAGTTCACTCACGAGCAGGCCGTGACCGCGATCGTTGTGTCGTACTACTGGCACTTCGTTGACGTGGTCTGGATCGGCCTGTTCGCAACCATCTACCTGATCAAGTAG